The Neoarius graeffei isolate fNeoGra1 chromosome 10, fNeoGra1.pri, whole genome shotgun sequence genome has a segment encoding these proteins:
- the timm17b gene encoding mitochondrial import inner membrane translocase subunit Tim17-B, with product MEEYAREPCPWRIVDDCGGAFTMGAIGGGIFQSVKGFRNAPVGARHRLKGSANAVRIRAPQIGGSFAVWGGLFSTIDCGLVRLRGKEDPWNSITSGAMTGAILASRSGPLAMVGSAMMGGILLALIEGVGILLTRYTAQQFQNPSPFLEDPSQLPPKDGVHGQGSHGYGQFQ from the exons ATGGAGGAGTATGCCCGTGAACCTTG tccatGGAGGATAGTAGATGACTGCGGGGGTGCATTCACAATGGGAGCCATCGGTGGCGGGATTTTTCAGTCTGTCAAAGGCTTCCGAAATGCACCCGTG GGTGCACGACATCGGCTGAAAGGCAGCGCGAATGCCGTGCGCATCAGAGCTCCACAGATCGGAG GTAGTTTTGCAGTGTGGGGAGGTCTCTTCTCCACTATAGACTGTGGCCTGGTGCGGCTCAGGGGGAAAGAGGACCCGTGGAACTCCATCACCAGCGGAGCCATGACAGGAGCCATACTGGCCTCGCGTA GTGGACCCTTGGCTATGGTGGGCTCTGCCATGATGGGGGGGATTCTACTGGCCCTGATTGAAGGCGTCGGCATTTTACTCACCAGATACACAGCACAACAATTCCAGAACC CAAGTCCATTTCTGGAGGATCCTAGTCAACTTCCGCCGAAAGATGGAGTCCATGGGCAGGGAAGTCATGGCTATGGACAGTTTCAGTAG